Genomic window (Acidobacteriota bacterium):
CGATGGCCGCCGACGGCACGCGAAACGGTTTTGAGATCGAACTGACGCGGCGAGTTTCCGAGGCCGTGAAGGTTCCGGTGATCGCGTCGGGCGGCGCCGGCACGATGCAGCATTTCGCGGAAGTTTTCACCGACGGCAAGGCAGATGCAGCGCTCGCGGCAAGCATTTTTCATTTCGGCGAGATCGGGATCCCGGAGTTGAAGTCGTTTCTCGCGAGTCGCGGAATTGAGGTCAGAGGTCAGAGATGAAATTGGATTTTGAAAAATACGCAGACAAGCTAGCACCGGCGATCGTTCAGGATTCCGTGACCGATAAGGTTCTGATGCTCGGGTTTATGAACGAGGAAGCGCTCGCGAGAACGATCGAAACGAACCGTGTGACCTTTTTTTCCCGGTCGCGTCAAACTCTCTGGACGAAGGGCGAAACGAGCGGGAATTCTCTCAAGGTCGTCCGGATCCTTGCCGACTGCGATAACGACACGCTGCTGATAAAGGCCGAGCCCGCGGGTCCGGTTTGCCACACCGGCGCGGACACTTGCTTCGACGAACCCAATCGCAAGGACGACGTGTTGTCCGAGTTGGAAGCGTTGATCCGTGACCGGAAGCGGAACCCAAAGCCTGAGGCTTACACGTCAAAACTCTTCGCCCGCGGGATGAACAAGATCGCTCAGAAGGTCGGCGAAGAAGCTGTCGAACTGGTGATCGAAGCGAAGGACGACAATCGTGAACTCTTCCTTAACGAATCGGCCGACCTGTTGTTTCATATGCTGGTGCTGTTCGCCGCGAAAGACGTCACGGTTGACGATGTCCTCGAGGTTCTTCGGTCGCGCCGACTCGCTTGATGAACCGACTGCCTTCAATCAAGGCGATGAAATCTAATACCATCAGCCGTAGACTGTTGCGATCGTCGCCTCCGATAACTTTTCGATCGAGTCAAACGTATCACGATTAATTCCGCAAACAGTTGCCATCGGCGGATGACTTTGATTCCCCTGTTCCGCTAAAAAGAAACTATGAGATTCCGAACTTCCCTTTTCGTCGTGTTTTTGTTTGCCGCAAATTCGTTTGCCGCGCCGTATCTGACCGAACCTTCGTTCTCGCCAGACCGCAAGGAAATTGCGTTCGTTTCGGGCGGCGACGTCTGGACCGTTCCGTCCGACGGCGGAACCGCTTCGTTGCTCGTCTCGCACCCGGCGAACGAGTCGCGGCCGATGTTCTCTCCCGACGGCAAACGGCTCGCGTTCGTTTCGAACCGCACCGGAGCCGGAGACATCTACATACTCAACCTCGAAACGAGCGACCTTCAGCGGTTGACCTTCGACGATTGGAACGACCAAATCGACGCTTGGTCGCGCGACGGAAACTGGATATATTTCTCATCGGCGAGCAAGGACATCGCCGGGATGAACGACATCTTTCGCGTCGCCTCGGCCGGCGGGACGCCGCAACAGGTTTCGGCGGACCGCTACACGAACGAATTCTGGTCGACGAACCTCGCCGACGGCTCGATAATCTTCTCGGCCCGCGGGATCTCGAACTCGCAATGGTGGAGGAAAGGCCGGAGCCACATCGACGAATCCGAGGTCTGGCAGAAATCGGGCGACAAGTACGAACAGTTGGCTCCGCGCGGCGCGAAACAGCTATGGGTTGCGGCGACTGCGGACGGATCGAAGATCTTCTACGTTTCCGACCGCGGCGGCGCGCAGAACGTCTGGTCGCAGCCGAGAGGCGGCGCGGCGAAACAGCTCACCAATTTCACCGATGGTCGCGTGTTGTGGATGAGCCTCGCGTACGACGGCAAAGAGATCGTTTTCGAACGCAACTTCCGTATCTGGAAGATGAACTCGGACGGCGGAAAAGCGTCCGAAGTTCCGATCACTCTTCGCGGCGCGCCGGTAAATCCGATCGCCGAGCGCATCACCCTGTCAACGCAGATCCGCGAGTTTGCGCTGTCGCCCGACGGAAAAAAGATCGCGGTGACAGCGCGGGGCGAGGTTTTCGCCGTTTCGGCAAAAGAAGGCGGGGACGCCGTTCGCGTCACCAACACAATCGCCGCCGAGTCTTCCGTCAACTGGTCGAGCGACAGCAAACGGGTCGTTTACGCGTCCGAACGGAACGGCGCGATGGAACTTTTCCAGTACGACTTCGCGACCGAGTCCGAAACTCAGTTGACGCGCGGCACGAATCAGGATTTCGCGCCGCTCTTTTCGCCGGACGGCAAGAACATCGCATTCATCCGCA
Coding sequences:
- a CDS encoding bifunctional phosphoribosyl-AMP cyclohydrolase/phosphoribosyl-ATP diphosphatase HisIE produces the protein MKLDFEKYADKLAPAIVQDSVTDKVLMLGFMNEEALARTIETNRVTFFSRSRQTLWTKGETSGNSLKVVRILADCDNDTLLIKAEPAGPVCHTGADTCFDEPNRKDDVLSELEALIRDRKRNPKPEAYTSKLFARGMNKIAQKVGEEAVELVIEAKDDNRELFLNESADLLFHMLVLFAAKDVTVDDVLEVLRSRRLA